One genomic window of Deltaproteobacteria bacterium HGW-Deltaproteobacteria-6 includes the following:
- a CDS encoding head-tail adaptor protein, with protein MLRSGDLNKLIDIQAQTKASDSMGGFTTTWTTLAANVAAAIWDATSNERNQANATTLIITHRVRIRYRSIFRSAWRLKFGNRYFSIVSVVNPGEKNEYLDLFCKEAA; from the coding sequence ATGTTAAGATCCGGCGACCTTAATAAGCTTATCGATATCCAGGCGCAGACAAAAGCATCTGATTCGATGGGCGGTTTTACGACGACCTGGACAACGCTTGCGGCCAACGTAGCGGCGGCGATCTGGGACGCAACAAGCAACGAGCGGAACCAGGCGAACGCGACAACCCTGATTATTACGCATCGGGTGCGGATCAGATACAGAAGCATTTTTAGAAGTGCATGGCGGCTAAAGTTTGGGAACCGGTATTTTTCCATCGTAAGCGTGGTTAATCCGGGAGAGAAAAACGAGTATTTGGATCTGTTTTGCAAAGAGGCGGCGTAA
- a CDS encoding SAM-dependent methyltransferase: protein MSESKKILDPCCGSKMMWFDRQHPAVMFGDCRAETLTVTDRSHGNKSGTRTLKIEPDAVIDFRALPFPDGFFKLVAFDPPHLVRAGAKSWMAAKYGKLSENWQDDLRKGFSECFRVLATDGVLVFKWNETQVKVNEVLELTPVRPLFGHISGRKSQTHWICFMKVTP, encoded by the coding sequence ATGAGCGAATCAAAGAAGATTCTTGATCCGTGCTGTGGTTCCAAGATGATGTGGTTTGATCGACAACATCCTGCCGTAATGTTTGGCGACTGCCGAGCGGAAACGCTGACCGTAACAGACCGCTCGCATGGAAATAAAAGCGGAACGCGAACCCTGAAGATTGAACCTGATGCCGTGATCGACTTTCGTGCGCTGCCATTTCCGGACGGATTTTTTAAGCTGGTAGCTTTTGACCCGCCTCACCTTGTCCGTGCTGGTGCAAAAAGTTGGATGGCGGCGAAATATGGAAAGCTTTCTGAAAACTGGCAAGATGATCTTCGTAAGGGGTTTTCAGAATGTTTCCGCGTCTTGGCCACCGATGGGGTTTTGGTTTTTAAATGGAACGAAACCCAGGTGAAAGTAAACGAGGTTTTGGAATTGACGCCAGTGCGGCCGCTATTCGGGCATATATCAGGTCGTAAGAGTCAGACGCATTGGATTTGTTTCATGAAGGTTACACCATGA
- a CDS encoding Non-canonical purine NTP pyrophosphatase: MKIVFATKNEGKVKEISEMLAGMNIELLSLNHFESLPEIVEDGATYLENALKKAEIISRFTGETVLADDSGLQVDILGGEPGIYSARYAGEGATDEENNRKLLDRLKDISGEKRTASFFCALVLYHPDGHYEAFEARWQGRIIDERRGTNGFGYDPIFLSPELNKTAAELPPEIKNTVSHRGQAFAKLKSHLSQSIHS; the protein is encoded by the coding sequence ATGAAAATCGTTTTTGCGACAAAAAATGAAGGCAAGGTCAAAGAGATAAGCGAAATGCTTGCCGGAATGAATATAGAATTACTATCCTTGAACCACTTTGAATCATTGCCGGAAATTGTGGAGGATGGCGCAACCTATCTCGAAAATGCTCTGAAAAAAGCAGAAATTATCTCCCGATTCACAGGCGAAACGGTCCTCGCAGATGATTCTGGTCTGCAAGTGGATATTCTGGGAGGGGAGCCTGGTATTTATTCCGCCCGCTATGCAGGCGAGGGAGCGACAGACGAAGAAAATAACCGCAAACTTCTGGACCGGTTGAAAGATATATCCGGTGAGAAAAGGACGGCGTCTTTCTTTTGTGCTCTGGTGCTATATCATCCAGACGGCCATTATGAGGCTTTTGAGGCTAGGTGGCAGGGACGGATCATTGACGAAAGACGGGGAACAAACGGTTTCGGTTATGATCCGATATTTCTTTCGCCCGAACTGAATAAAACAGCCGCGGAATTGCCGCCGGAAATTAAAAATACGGTCAGCCACCGGGGGCAGGCATTTGCGAAACTGAAAAGCCATCTGAGTCAAAGCATTCATTCATAA
- a CDS encoding MBL fold metallo-hydrolase, which yields MNFRSFGSSSKGNCYLVESDGIAPLLVECGISIKVIREKLNFSLSGLAGCLISHAHGDHSKAAKDLLKAGVDIWTSEETAEALELRSHHRMNMLLAGSQECVGDWVVIPFDLHHDVPTHGFLIGAPNFEKLLFIPDTSYIRNRFEGVNIIAIECNYVADKLSHNIQSGALPQSVGRRVRRNHMSLDTVIGMLKANDLSRCREIHLLHLSDGNSDEQAMRKRVQEETGIATYVASS from the coding sequence ATGAACTTTCGATCTTTTGGATCATCATCAAAAGGGAATTGCTATCTCGTTGAATCGGACGGGATAGCACCCCTTTTGGTGGAATGCGGCATATCAATAAAGGTGATCCGCGAAAAATTGAATTTTTCTCTTTCCGGACTTGCGGGGTGCCTCATCTCCCATGCTCACGGCGACCACTCGAAAGCTGCAAAGGATCTGCTAAAGGCCGGGGTAGATATCTGGACCTCAGAGGAAACAGCAGAAGCCCTGGAATTAAGAAGCCATCACAGAATGAACATGCTGCTTGCAGGCTCACAGGAATGCGTAGGTGATTGGGTGGTAATTCCTTTCGATTTACATCACGACGTACCGACTCACGGGTTTCTTATAGGGGCCCCGAACTTTGAAAAACTGCTTTTTATCCCCGATACATCTTATATCAGAAATCGCTTTGAAGGTGTGAACATCATAGCGATTGAATGCAATTATGTAGCCGATAAATTGAGTCATAATATCCAGAGCGGAGCGCTCCCGCAATCAGTTGGCCGGCGCGTGAGGCGTAATCACATGAGTTTGGACACGGTTATCGGAATGCTGAAAGCAAACGATCTATCTCGGTGCAGAGAAATTCATCTGCTTCATCTCAGCGACGGAAATAGCGACGAACAGGCAATGCGGAAACGAGTTCAAGAAGAAACGGGGATTGCGACGTATGTTGCATCTTCGTAA
- a CDS encoding ribonuclease PH produces the protein MFTRNHGRKFDELRPVRITNGYLRNVPGSVMVEFGNTKVLCAASLDEKTAPFLKNTGKGWLTAEYSMLPMSTQTRSSREAARGKLGGRTHEIQRLIGRSLRAVTDLTAFGERTIYIDCDVIQADGGTRTASITGAFVALVDLFKNMKEQGLVKEIPVNDFVSAVSAGIVQNQVLLDLEYEEDSQAEVDMNFVMTGRGLFIEVQGTAEHVPFSKDQLDGMTTLAAAGIDRIIARQKEIVGSLK, from the coding sequence GTGTTTACAAGAAATCATGGCAGAAAATTTGATGAGCTTCGGCCTGTGCGCATCACCAACGGGTATTTGCGGAACGTTCCGGGTTCCGTAATGGTTGAATTCGGTAATACGAAAGTTTTGTGCGCGGCATCGCTGGATGAAAAAACGGCTCCTTTTTTAAAAAATACCGGAAAGGGCTGGCTGACCGCCGAGTATTCCATGTTGCCCATGTCCACGCAGACACGTTCGTCACGCGAAGCGGCACGCGGCAAGCTGGGAGGCCGGACGCATGAAATTCAAAGACTGATCGGCAGATCCCTTCGGGCGGTAACGGATTTAACCGCTTTTGGCGAAAGAACCATTTATATCGATTGCGATGTTATTCAGGCGGACGGGGGAACCCGCACCGCGTCAATCACCGGAGCTTTTGTTGCACTGGTTGATTTATTTAAAAACATGAAAGAGCAGGGGCTGGTAAAAGAAATTCCCGTCAATGATTTTGTTTCGGCGGTCAGCGCCGGTATCGTGCAAAATCAGGTACTGCTGGATCTGGAGTATGAAGAAGACTCTCAGGCGGAGGTCGATATGAATTTTGTGATGACCGGCCGGGGCTTATTCATTGAAGTGCAGGGCACAGCCGAACATGTGCCGTTCAGCAAAGATCAACTCGATGGGATGACCACGCTTGCAGCCGCAGGCATTGACAGAATCATTGCCCGCCAGAAGGAAATAGTAGGCTCTTTAAAATAA
- a CDS encoding terminase: MMKWSTACKDWEKRIVAKKSLITFPPLFPDAAERGLSVFKELRLKDVPGCPTYGQVGSQWQFDLVSHIFGSCDPETGRRLIREFFVMVAKKNDKSGMAAGIMLTALILNWRESAEFFIIAPTVEVAGNSFKPSCGMISSDEDLTDLMYPQEHYRQITHRNAGATLKIVAAESDTVGGLKGVGILVEELWLFGKRPAATNIFTEVTGGLAARPEGFVIWLTTQSDEAPAGVFADKLEYARGVRDGKIDDPAFLPIIYEFPKQMIEKKLHLVPKNFYIPNPNLGASVDEEFLKREFKKAEIEGAQSKQSFLAKHLNIQIATSMKAQRWAGADFWEAAAGKVTLETILERCEVIEIGGDGGGLDDLLGMTVIGRDAETGVWLWWSRAWCHAIALERRKSEAPRYHDFAKDGDLIIIDEIGQDVKQFGDIVRKCDASGLLDRIGVDPSGIGAIVDELENGDEKGEGKIEHERIVGISQGWRLNSAIKTTERKVAAKEIIQDGSRMMAWCVGNARVEPKGNAILITKSASGTGKIDPLMAGLSAVALMAMNPEAKRQKSVYDGMTAEEIKQRMTVG, translated from the coding sequence CTGATGAAATGGTCAACCGCATGTAAGGACTGGGAAAAACGAATAGTGGCTAAGAAGTCACTAATTACCTTCCCGCCTTTATTTCCCGATGCTGCAGAACGCGGTCTGTCTGTTTTTAAAGAACTGCGGCTGAAGGACGTTCCCGGGTGTCCGACTTATGGCCAGGTTGGTAGCCAGTGGCAGTTTGATCTTGTTTCCCATATTTTCGGATCATGTGATCCTGAAACAGGCCGGCGCCTTATCCGTGAATTCTTTGTCATGGTGGCGAAGAAGAACGACAAATCGGGAATGGCGGCGGGGATAATGCTGACCGCCCTTATCCTGAATTGGAGAGAATCAGCAGAATTTTTTATTATTGCGCCGACCGTGGAAGTTGCCGGGAATTCATTTAAACCATCTTGTGGCATGATCAGCTCAGATGAAGACCTAACTGATCTTATGTATCCTCAAGAGCACTACCGGCAGATCACCCACCGGAACGCAGGAGCCACACTCAAGATCGTTGCCGCCGAAAGCGATACGGTTGGCGGGTTGAAGGGCGTCGGGATCCTTGTTGAAGAACTTTGGCTTTTCGGCAAACGGCCGGCGGCGACAAATATCTTCACAGAGGTAACGGGCGGGCTCGCGGCACGTCCAGAGGGTTTTGTTATCTGGCTGACAACACAATCGGATGAAGCGCCGGCAGGTGTCTTTGCTGATAAACTGGAATATGCCCGCGGCGTCCGGGATGGCAAGATTGACGATCCGGCGTTTCTGCCTATTATTTATGAGTTTCCAAAGCAGATGATTGAAAAGAAATTGCACCTTGTTCCAAAAAACTTTTATATCCCGAATCCAAACCTGGGCGCGTCCGTTGATGAAGAGTTCTTAAAGCGGGAATTCAAAAAGGCTGAAATTGAAGGCGCACAGTCCAAGCAGAGCTTTCTTGCTAAGCACCTAAATATTCAGATTGCAACGTCAATGAAGGCCCAGCGCTGGGCAGGTGCGGACTTCTGGGAAGCGGCCGCGGGCAAAGTTACCCTTGAGACCATTCTTGAACGCTGCGAAGTAATCGAAATAGGAGGCGACGGCGGCGGCCTCGATGACCTTTTGGGTATGACCGTAATTGGCAGGGATGCCGAAACCGGTGTATGGCTTTGGTGGTCCCGCGCCTGGTGCCATGCAATCGCCCTTGAACGTCGGAAATCAGAAGCCCCTCGTTATCACGACTTTGCTAAAGACGGAGATTTGATCATTATCGATGAGATTGGCCAGGATGTGAAGCAGTTCGGTGATATCGTGAGAAAGTGTGACGCATCCGGATTACTTGACCGGATCGGCGTCGACCCATCGGGGATCGGTGCGATTGTCGACGAGCTGGAGAACGGCGACGAAAAGGGCGAGGGGAAAATTGAGCATGAGCGGATCGTCGGCATATCTCAGGGATGGCGTTTAAATAGCGCCATTAAGACTACAGAACGCAAAGTGGCGGCAAAAGAGATAATCCAGGACGGCAGCCGGATGATGGCCTGGTGTGTCGGTAACGCCAGAGTGGAACCGAAAGGAAATGCAATCCTGATCACGAAGTCAGCCAGCGGGACCGGGAAGATAGACCCACTCATGGCCGGATTGTCAGCCGTGGCACTGATGGCTATGAATCCGGAGGCAAAGCGGCAGAAGTCCGTTTATGACGGCATGACCGCGGAAGAAATTAAACAACGTATGACGGTGGGGTGA
- a CDS encoding site-specific integrase, which produces MSIWKDKNYKYWVYQFQFRGKAYGARGFKTRREAATGQEKRRRDAKAELKQIQQGMGFKEAASAYLDYSERKHAPDTYKYKKLNYKEFLQMHGDVPINQIEPIHIIAYLSSLKTNAVYNARRKDLSALFEWAIKSYNLDIKNPVSKIDKMPHTDKVKAVPSEDEIVKLILAAAPGDEQDIIMCCVHLLGRIDEILRLTWDDINFEKRAVTLWTRKRKDGAFEPDDMPMNDDLYSILKARYGQRKSEKWVFYNEETEDRYYHRPKMMASLCRRAGISPIGTTKRKIDRGKDKGKYKDFPLYYGFHALRHFMASHLIDQEKTGLKSVSKLLRHKNLKTTEIYIHSIDESVRQATTKIEGKFTPKMTNQLQEALQKNGKEI; this is translated from the coding sequence ATGTCAATCTGGAAGGACAAAAATTACAAATATTGGGTGTATCAGTTCCAGTTCCGGGGAAAGGCATACGGGGCCAGGGGGTTCAAAACTCGCAGAGAGGCCGCAACAGGGCAAGAAAAACGCCGCCGGGATGCCAAGGCGGAATTAAAACAGATCCAGCAAGGCATGGGCTTTAAAGAAGCCGCAAGCGCATACCTAGACTACTCCGAAAGGAAACACGCCCCAGATACCTACAAATATAAAAAGCTGAACTACAAGGAATTTCTGCAAATGCACGGCGACGTGCCTATTAATCAGATCGAGCCGATTCATATCATTGCTTATCTCAGCTCATTAAAAACAAATGCAGTTTACAACGCCCGAAGAAAAGACCTATCCGCCCTTTTTGAATGGGCAATCAAAAGTTATAATCTTGATATAAAGAATCCTGTCAGCAAAATCGATAAGATGCCGCACACGGATAAAGTCAAGGCTGTTCCATCGGAGGATGAGATTGTCAAGCTTATTCTGGCGGCCGCCCCGGGTGACGAGCAGGACATTATTATGTGCTGTGTTCATTTACTCGGGCGAATAGATGAAATACTCCGCCTAACGTGGGATGATATTAATTTTGAGAAAAGAGCAGTTACGCTTTGGACCCGCAAACGAAAAGACGGGGCTTTTGAGCCCGATGACATGCCGATGAATGATGACCTTTATTCCATATTGAAGGCCAGGTATGGGCAAAGGAAGTCCGAAAAGTGGGTATTTTACAACGAAGAAACGGAAGATCGCTATTATCACCGCCCAAAGATGATGGCAAGCTTATGCCGGCGGGCGGGGATCTCGCCTATTGGAACAACGAAAAGGAAAATCGACCGGGGAAAAGACAAAGGGAAGTATAAAGACTTTCCCCTTTACTATGGATTTCATGCCCTGAGGCACTTCATGGCCTCTCATTTGATCGATCAGGAAAAGACCGGCCTGAAATCAGTGTCAAAGCTTTTGAGGCACAAGAACCTCAAAACGACAGAAATTTACATCCACTCAATAGATGAATCTGTTCGGCAGGCGACAACCAAAATTGAGGGGAAATTTACACCAAAAATGACAAATCAACTACAAGAGGCACTACAAAAAAATGGAAAGGAGATATAA
- a CDS encoding phage major capsid protein, producing MELKETIESIGRAFEQFKAENDARLKEIEKKGNADPLLAQKVEKINADLTALSEMKRQLEAIETAVARGQFPGGGGGDMDKAKADYRKAFLAYARSGDRANDLKGLAVNAAMTTQDDTEGGFLTTDPVKGAMREIQDTVSAMRGLATVVSIGSNEWKELVDMLGDTAEDATETSTRNETDTPGFKEVSIVPKEISAKPKVTQTMLDDANFDIEAFIGRSAGRAINRKEGAWFISGDGVKQAMGLNSYPKIANASYTWGKIGYVFSGHATLLNNADKLIALQHALKPYYRNGAKWLMNDSTVEAIRYFKNGNGDYIWRPGLQENAPDLLLGKPIAVDDNVDDIGAGKYPIYFGNFKEGYLIVDRFGIRVLRDPYSSKPYVEFYTTKRVGGGIVMYEAIKGMKIHTS from the coding sequence ATGGAACTCAAAGAAACCATTGAAAGTATCGGCAGGGCATTTGAGCAGTTCAAGGCTGAAAATGATGCGCGGCTGAAGGAAATCGAAAAGAAGGGCAACGCTGATCCGCTGCTGGCTCAGAAAGTTGAAAAGATCAATGCTGATTTAACGGCGCTGAGCGAAATGAAAAGACAGCTTGAGGCCATCGAAACAGCTGTTGCCCGTGGGCAGTTTCCTGGCGGCGGGGGAGGCGATATGGATAAGGCAAAAGCGGACTATAGAAAAGCGTTTCTTGCCTATGCGCGGAGCGGTGATCGGGCCAACGACCTCAAGGGATTGGCGGTAAATGCGGCAATGACCACACAGGATGATACCGAAGGCGGATTTCTGACGACTGACCCCGTAAAGGGCGCAATGCGGGAAATTCAGGATACTGTGTCCGCGATGCGTGGTTTGGCAACTGTTGTCTCTATCGGTAGTAACGAGTGGAAAGAACTTGTCGATATGCTCGGGGATACAGCAGAGGATGCGACCGAAACGAGTACCCGCAACGAAACGGATACGCCGGGATTCAAGGAAGTTTCGATTGTCCCCAAGGAGATATCCGCAAAGCCGAAGGTCACCCAGACCATGCTGGACGATGCAAACTTTGATATTGAGGCGTTCATTGGTCGATCGGCTGGTCGCGCCATCAACCGTAAAGAAGGCGCATGGTTTATTTCCGGTGACGGCGTTAAGCAGGCGATGGGACTCAATTCCTACCCGAAGATTGCCAACGCCTCTTATACATGGGGAAAGATCGGCTATGTATTCAGCGGTCACGCCACTCTTTTAAACAATGCTGATAAGCTCATCGCCCTTCAACATGCGTTGAAACCTTATTACAGGAACGGCGCGAAGTGGCTGATGAATGACAGCACCGTGGAAGCAATTCGTTATTTCAAGAACGGAAATGGCGATTACATCTGGCGGCCTGGTCTCCAGGAGAACGCTCCCGATCTGCTTCTGGGGAAACCCATTGCGGTTGATGACAACGTTGATGATATCGGAGCTGGTAAGTACCCCATCTATTTTGGAAACTTCAAAGAGGGGTATTTAATCGTTGATCGGTTCGGAATCCGCGTACTCCGTGACCCGTATAGCTCTAAGCCTTATGTCGAGTTCTATACGACGAAGCGCGTCGGCGGTGGGATTGTTATGTATGAAGCAATTAAGGGAATGAAGATCCACACGAGCTAA
- a CDS encoding HNH endonuclease — protein sequence MMKCLKPSITTLDTRRAAPVATERIRGWKLQQIRERIALRAEYICQKCRRVTGLKDGELDHITPLHMGGADNDENLQWLCIPCHAEKSAEEENGRVR from the coding sequence ATGATGAAGTGTTTAAAGCCAAGTATAACCACACTGGATACGCGCAGAGCTGCACCTGTAGCCACTGAACGCATCAGGGGATGGAAGCTACAGCAGATCAGGGAGAGAATAGCGCTGAGGGCTGAATACATCTGCCAGAAGTGCAGGCGCGTGACAGGTCTGAAAGACGGCGAGCTTGATCACATCACACCGTTGCATATGGGCGGAGCTGATAACGATGAGAATTTACAATGGCTTTGTATTCCGTGTCACGCTGAAAAGAGCGCGGAGGAAGAGAATGGGAGGGTAAGATGA
- a CDS encoding phage portal protein, translated as MGLFDAIRPKAMSSDELSRLILSTFGGGETSSGQSVNSNTAMRAMAVHSCVKIKADSIAQLPCHLYKEVEKTKEKAKDLRLYRLLHRQPNSWMTAPEFWGMVSACLDLRGNFFALKSGLPGREVRELIPIPMGRVREVVQNPDYSLTYKVARPDGSTIDPIPGERIMHIRGLVLNGFMGLNPIEYARESIGLALATEKHGAKLFKQGTMLGGVLTFPGNIKDSGTRKAILDSFNDVHSSVENAHKTAMMEDGMKWEKLGMSSVDSQFLESRNFQKKEIVDLFFGLPLSMLQSGEKVATYASADAFDLEYVKYALTPRLVNIEMAIFRDLLDEDQKENYFAKFSTGGLLRGDTAARTAYYEGMVNIEAMNPNEVRELEDMNPYEGGNEYRTRTSTISKDKKGGDNKGGQDDES; from the coding sequence ATGGGACTCTTTGACGCCATAAGACCGAAAGCAATGAGTAGCGACGAACTGTCAAGGCTGATCCTGTCAACCTTTGGCGGCGGCGAAACGTCTTCCGGTCAATCGGTAAACTCCAACACGGCCATGAGAGCAATGGCTGTTCATTCATGTGTAAAAATTAAAGCTGATTCAATCGCGCAGTTGCCATGCCATTTATACAAAGAAGTCGAAAAAACGAAAGAGAAAGCAAAAGATCTTCGACTTTACCGGCTTTTGCACCGGCAGCCGAATAGCTGGATGACCGCACCGGAATTTTGGGGAATGGTTTCGGCTTGTCTGGATCTTCGTGGGAATTTCTTTGCACTGAAAAGCGGCCTGCCGGGGCGTGAAGTTCGGGAGCTTATTCCCATACCGATGGGGCGCGTTCGTGAAGTAGTCCAAAATCCTGATTATAGCCTTACTTATAAAGTGGCCCGCCCTGATGGATCAACTATCGACCCGATCCCGGGTGAACGCATTATGCATATTCGCGGCCTCGTTCTTAATGGCTTCATGGGACTTAATCCTATTGAGTACGCCCGGGAAAGCATCGGCCTTGCCCTGGCTACCGAAAAGCACGGGGCAAAATTATTCAAGCAGGGAACAATGCTTGGCGGCGTGTTGACGTTTCCCGGAAATATTAAAGACTCAGGAACCCGCAAGGCAATCCTTGATTCATTCAATGACGTTCATTCATCCGTTGAGAATGCACATAAAACGGCAATGATGGAAGACGGGATGAAATGGGAAAAACTGGGCATGTCTTCCGTTGATTCTCAGTTCCTGGAATCCCGCAACTTCCAGAAAAAAGAAATTGTGGATTTGTTTTTCGGTCTTCCGCTTTCCATGCTGCAATCCGGCGAAAAAGTGGCGACGTATGCCAGCGCCGACGCCTTTGACCTTGAATATGTCAAATACGCACTGACTCCGCGTCTCGTTAATATCGAAATGGCGATTTTCCGCGACCTGCTGGATGAAGATCAAAAAGAAAATTATTTTGCAAAGTTTTCCACGGGTGGCCTTTTGCGCGGCGATACGGCGGCGCGGACTGCATACTATGAAGGCATGGTCAATATTGAAGCCATGAACCCAAACGAAGTTCGCGAGCTGGAAGACATGAACCCATATGAAGGCGGCAATGAGTACAGAACGCGAACCAGCACGATAAGTAAAGATAAGAAAGGCGGTGATAATAAGGGAGGCCAGGACGATGAATCTTAA
- a CDS encoding recombinase, translating to MAATNAAAAKQTPAAPAPAPVKQESHLALMKRTVVDVVAQKVGALVKSKEIDLPSSYSFSNALKSAWLILQETKDKDDHKALEVCTQDSIANALFDMIVQGLNPIKDQVYFIVYGKTLTAQRSYFGSMAVAKMVQPLVDDFAYAAVYESDAFKYGIANGKKSVLVHEQELSNVDKKNIIGAYAIALDKAGEPLRSEIMTIEEIKQAWKQSKMHPVTDKGDIKADSTHGKFTADMAMKTVINKLCKAIINASSDKAILLERINRAEDLSDRVAVEVEIEGQANTGDVIDLPIAQTGKQTEGTGQDSSDEEMSGECPNSAGNFYQKSYCDTKCDKRQGCPAWPIDKKETKGPGF from the coding sequence ATGGCAGCAACAAATGCAGCAGCAGCAAAACAGACACCGGCGGCACCGGCGCCCGCACCCGTTAAACAGGAATCGCATCTCGCTCTCATGAAAAGAACCGTCGTGGATGTGGTTGCCCAAAAAGTCGGCGCACTGGTCAAGAGCAAAGAAATAGACCTGCCCAGCTCATATTCGTTCAGCAATGCGCTCAAATCAGCATGGCTCATTCTTCAAGAGACGAAAGATAAAGACGATCACAAAGCTCTCGAAGTTTGCACCCAGGACAGCATAGCCAACGCACTTTTTGATATGATCGTTCAAGGTTTAAATCCGATCAAAGATCAAGTCTATTTCATTGTGTATGGCAAGACATTGACCGCGCAACGCTCCTATTTCGGCTCCATGGCCGTAGCAAAGATGGTCCAGCCGCTTGTCGATGACTTTGCCTATGCCGCCGTTTATGAAAGTGATGCTTTCAAATATGGGATTGCCAACGGCAAGAAAAGCGTCCTCGTCCACGAACAAGAACTTAGTAACGTGGATAAAAAGAATATCATCGGAGCCTATGCCATTGCTTTAGACAAAGCAGGTGAACCTTTGCGCTCTGAAATTATGACCATTGAAGAGATCAAACAGGCGTGGAAGCAATCGAAGATGCACCCTGTAACCGATAAAGGGGACATCAAAGCGGACTCCACGCACGGAAAATTCACCGCGGACATGGCAATGAAGACCGTAATCAATAAACTGTGTAAAGCAATCATCAACGCATCTTCCGACAAGGCTATCCTGCTGGAACGGATAAACCGTGCGGAAGACCTTTCCGACCGTGTAGCGGTTGAAGTGGAAATAGAAGGTCAGGCGAATACTGGCGATGTGATTGATCTTCCCATAGCGCAGACAGGAAAGCAGACCGAGGGAACAGGGCAGGATAGCTCCGACGAGGAGATGTCCGGTGAATGCCCCAACTCTGCAGGAAATTTCTACCAAAAGAGTTATTGCGATACGAAGTGCGATAAGCGGCAAGGCTGCCCGGCATGGCCCATCGATAAAAAAGAGACAAAAGGGCCGGGATTCTGA
- a CDS encoding replication terminator protein, which yields MEKETNVTLESLNQGAALERFNLALQDVLDNIQDPNTDPKTTRTVTLKVTFKPDSDRGIANLKCDVVPKLAPIAPFDVRVFLGRDKDGKGYASEYHSNQAVIPGTEAATVDNVYKLDKKEAITQ from the coding sequence TTGGAAAAAGAAACCAACGTAACACTGGAATCATTGAATCAGGGGGCGGCGCTTGAGCGGTTTAATCTCGCCCTGCAGGACGTTCTTGACAACATTCAGGACCCGAACACAGACCCGAAAACTACCCGGACGGTAACATTGAAGGTCACATTTAAGCCGGACAGTGACCGGGGTATTGCAAACCTGAAATGTGATGTTGTCCCGAAACTCGCGCCCATTGCACCGTTTGATGTCCGTGTGTTCCTGGGGCGCGACAAAGACGGCAAAGGCTATGCTTCGGAATATCACTCAAATCAGGCAGTAATTCCGGGGACAGAAGCGGCAACGGTGGACAATGTTTACAAACTCGACAAAAAGGAGGCCATTACGCAATGA